In a genomic window of Erinaceus europaeus chromosome 12, mEriEur2.1, whole genome shotgun sequence:
- the LOC132541933 gene encoding keratin-associated protein 9-1, whose amino-acid sequence MCCSPCCQPTCCRPNCCGSSCCQPCCPQMCCQTTCCRTTCCKPTCITSCCQPCCQPSCCCKPCCQPCCPPTCCQTTCCRTTCCKPTCITSCCQPCCQPSCCCKPCCQPCCSPTCCQTTCCRTTCCKPTCITSCCQPSCCCKPSCQPCCQTTCCRTTCCKPTCITSCCQPSCCCKPSCQPCCQTTCCRTTCCKPTCITSCCQPCCPTACCQPACFCKPCCQPCCPPTCCQTTCCRTTCCKPTCITSCCQPCCQPSCCESSC is encoded by the coding sequence atgtgCTGTTCTCCTTGTTGCCAGCCTACCTGCTGCAGGCCCAACTGCTGTGGGTCAAGCTGCTGTCAACCTTGCTGTCCCCAAATGTGCTGTCAGACCACTTGCTGCAGGACTACTTGTTGCAAACCAACTTGCATAACCAGCTGTTGCCAGCCTTGCTGCCAGCCTTCCTGCTGCTGTAAACCCTGCTGCCAGCCTTGTTGTCCCCCAACTTGCTGCCAAACCACCTGCTGCAGGACCACCTGCTGCAAACCAACATGCATAACCAGCTGTTGCCAGCCTTGCTGCCAGCCTTCCTGCTGCTGTAAACCCTGCTGCCAGCCTTGTTGTTCCCCAACTTGCTGCCAAACCACCTGCTGCAGGACCACCTGCTGCAAACCAACTTGCATAACCAGCTGTTGCCAGCCCTCCTGCTGCTGTAAACCCTCCTGCCAGCCTTGCTGTCAAACCACCTGCTGCAGGACCACCTGCTGCAAACCAACTTGTATAACCAGCTGTTGCCAGCCCTCCTGCTGCTGTAAACCCTCCTGCCAGCCTTGCTGTCAAACCACCTGCTGCAGGACAACCTGCTGTAAACCAACTTGCATAACCAGCTGCTGCCAGCCTTGTTGTCCCACAGCTTGCTGCCAGCCCGCCTGCTTCTGTAAACCCTGCTGCCAGCCTTGTTGTCCCCCAACTTGCTGCCAAACCACCTGCTGCAGGACCACTTGCTGCAAACCAACTTGCATAACCAGCTGCTGCCAACCCTGTTGCCAGCCCAGTTGTTGTGAGTCCAGCTGCTGA
- the LOC103124762 gene encoding keratin-associated protein 9-8-like, translating to MCRSCCSPCCQPSCCGSSCCQPCCSPTCCQTTCCRTTCCKPTCVTSCCQPCCRPNCCCQPCCTPVYCHRTCYHPTCCRLVGCLPQTFGSSCCQPSCFYVCPVELGEIPADNILKILLIGQNFGVYCIKSPVQEKKSSGKLTSEYLPSSPDTMCNSCCSPCCQPSCYGSSCCQSCCRPTCCQTTCCRTTCCKPTCVTSCCQPCCRPSCCSQPCCQPCCRPSCCSQPCCQSCCRPKCCCQPCCTPVYCHRTCYHPTCCHLVGCLPQTFGSSCCQPSC from the exons ATGTGCCGTTCTTGTTGCTCCCCTTGCTGCCAGCCCAGCTGTTGTGGATCCAGCTGCTGCCAGCCTTGCTGTTCCCCAACTTGCTGTCAGACCACCTGCTGCAGGACCACCTGCTGCAAACCAACCTGTGTGACCAGCTGCTGTCAGCCCTGCTGTCGCCCTAACTGCTGCTGCCAGCCCTGCTGTACACCTGTGTACTGCCACAGAACCTGCTACCACCCCACCTGCTGCCGCCTGGTTGGGTGCCTTCCCCAGACCTTTGGATCAAGTTGCTGCCAGCCCAGCTGCT TCtatgtttgtcctgttgagttaggtgagattcCCGCAGACAACATATt aaaaatcCTGCTTATTGGTCAAAACTTTGGGGTCTACTGTATAAAATCCCcagtacaagaaaaaaaatcatctgggaAACTCACTTCTGAATACTTACCCTCTTCTCCTGACACCATGTGCAATTCTTGTTGTTCCCCTTGCTGCCAGCCCAGCTGCTATGGGTCCAGCTGCTGCCAGTCTTGCTGTCGCCCAACTTGCTGTCAGACCACCTGCTGCAGGACCACCTGCTGCAAACCAACCTGTGTGACCAGCTGCTGCCAGCCTTGCTGTCGCCCTTCCTGCTGCAGCCAGCCCTGCTGCCAGCCTTGCTGTCGCCCTTCCTGCTGCAGCCAGCCCTGCTGCCAGTCCTGCTGTCGCCCTAAATGCTGCTGCCAGCCCTGCTGTACGCCTGTGTACTGCCACAGAACCTGCTACCACCCCACCTGCTGCCACCTGGTTGGGTGCCTTCCCCAGACCTTTGGGTCCAGCTGCTGCCAGCCCAGCTGTTAA